The following proteins come from a genomic window of Leishmania major strain Friedlin complete genome, chromosome 17:
- a CDS encoding putative histone H2A, whose amino-acid sequence MSYTGEESTGMPPQPPMMGPGSATADQTSIVSGGKLGGKGKGKGKGKGKRGGKTGGKAGRRDRMSRAARAELNFPVGRIHSRLKDGLYRKQRCGASAAIYCAALLEYLTTEVIELSGAAAKAQKTERIKPRHLLLAIRGDEELNQVVKATISRGGVVPNVHKALEKKSKKKSAKRAA is encoded by the coding sequence ATGTCGTACACTGGCGAGGAATCCACTGgcatgccgccgcagccgccgatgATGGGGCCTGGCTCTGCGACGGCCGACCAGACCAGCATCGTCTCGGGCGGCAAGCTCGGTGGCAAGGGCAAGGGTAAGGGCAAAGGTAAGGGCAAGCGCGGTGGCAAGACTGGCGGCAAGGCAGGCCGTCGCGATCGCATgtcgcgtgctgcgcgggcAGAGTTGAACTTCCCGGTCGGTCGCATTCACTCTCGCTTGAAGGATGGTCTCTACCGCAAGCAGCGTTGCGGCGCATCTGCCGCCATATACTGCGCCGCTCTGCTGGAGTATCTCACGACGGAGGTGATCGAGCTctccggcgcggcggcaaaggCTCAGAAAACAGAGCGCATCAAGCCGCGCCACCTATTGCTCGCCATTCGAGGTGATGAGGAGCTGAATCAGGTAGTGAAGGCGACCATCTCGCGAGGTGGCGTGGTGCCGAATGTGCACAAAGCACTGGAGAAGAAGTCCAAGAAAAAGAGCGCCAAGCGTGCCGCGTAA
- a CDS encoding putative NADH-ubiquinone oxidoreductase,mitochondrial, translating into MRCVPAASASATAVAPTTSYPSTSAALLANTRAIHGEVRHQNTDYDNTRIPWDFTTSSYEKIHNEILPKFPRGRRISATIPLLHLAQQQQGGYIPVTAMYKIAKICEVPPMHVFETVTFYSMFNRHPVGKYHIQFCRTTPCMLCGADELMERTMHYLNVRMHGTTSDGLITIGEMECLGACVNAPMLVVSDYSNPPNFSYDYMEDLTWESIKTLVENLRGGKPFKIGSQRLDRRYAEPAGGRTSLLFKEPPGPYCRDFDAEPDKKADAASPKK; encoded by the coding sequence atgcgctgcgtccctgctgcctctgcttCTGCgaccgcggtggcgccgacgacaAGCTACCCGTCcaccagcgcggcgctcctTGCGAATACCCGCGCCATCCACGGTGAGGTGCGTCACCAGAACACGGACTACGACAACACCCGAATTCCGTGGGACTTCACCACAAGCAGCTACGAGAAGATTCACAACGAGATCTTGCCCAAGTTTCCACGCGGCCGGCGAATCTCGGCCACCAttccgctgctgcatctcgctcagcagcagcagggcgggTACATCCCGGTGACAGCCATGTACAAAATAGCCAAGATTTGTGAAGTGCCACCGATGCACGTCTTCGAGACAGTCACCTTCTACTCCATGTTCAACCGGCACCCGGTTGGTAAGTACCACATCCAATTCTGCCGCACCACCCCCTGCATGCTGTGCGGCGCCGATGAGCTGATGGAGCGCACCATGCACTATCTGAACGTGCGCATGCACGGCACAACGAGCGACGGCCTTATCACGATTGGCGAGATGGAGTGTCtcggcgcgtgcgtgaaCGCACCAATGCTGGTGGTGAGTGACTACAGCAACCCGCCCAACTTCTCGTACGACTACATGGAGGACTTAACGTGGGAGAGTATCAAGACGCTCGTGGAGAACCTCCGTGGCGGAAAACCTTTCAAAATCGGCTCGCAGCGTCTAGATCGCAGGTACGCTGAGCCGGCCGGTGGGCGCACGTCGCTCCTGTTCAAGGAACCGCCAGGTCCGTACTGCCGTGACTTCGACGCCGAGCCGGACAAGAAGGCGGACGCCGCGTCGCCCAAGAAGTAG